atacatacattcagacatacattaaaaaatatatacatgcttacataaacgttcaaaacatacattcatacatacatacaatctgCAACAGTtagcattttgagcagatcatgtcgacatgccaaacaaacaaaatcggtaacagttgctttaattagcagctaattaggcaggcagagaacttgttaccgttaacaataagcaccgcgatcttttaattggtagaccggaccgaccttaattgttaagaacttgttagctttgaataaagccgcatacgggtttattatattgaaccgtccaaatccgtaattggcaaaaacaaacaaataaattattgttttcagcttgcatacggatggattaaattgcatgctaattgtttgttttaattacggggaaaatatcaaataattcagccgcgaaaactttttattagcaaaaagtgatttgtttttctttgttaacatagacgaaaatcacgtgattatcaagatggcgacgtccatgccgaggcaggtatttttttgccgttttataactttaatacttgtacaactttgtattacttttgaaatttcactcaatttccagacataatagcaagaaagttactggcgttattgtcattataatactcgtttTATATATagccgcgaaatttctttaattagggggcacttctccgggtcatcaattctgacaggggggcagttctccgccccgtattaatcagcaggggggcagttctccgccctataaaaaaacagtgagggggcagttctccgcccagtgaaaaatctttggggggggcagttctccaggggggcacttctcctagagccgttTATTCTGTTTCAGGTGAAGAACATGTCTGGTGCAGCAGCGATGTTCGTGTTCTTATTGCCGGGGATTCCAATGTCCATCGTTTGAAGTCTGCATGTCCTCCAAATGCAAGGATTGACTTTCTGCCCGTATCTGgtgaataatttttaactgtttatagtTGAGTGTGAGACCCAACATGTTTCTGTGGCATGCTGCTTTATATTACCCCTTTTACTGTCTTAAATAGTcgatataaattgccgccataatcttttgatgatttttgcgttGGCATAATTATTTTAGCTACTGTCTTATATTGcagtggggacgattgaactttaccggtacgcaacacttaacatcaaacagcgtaccctaacccttaacacctaacacataacaacttacGCAACACCTTATTatccttttatcctatatatttctttagtatcgggggctaccgcccccaaacccccgctttgtcgatggttgtaaacaactgcgtaccggtaaagttcaatctagccctgcagtgtttgttgctgcctttggaaaaaaggttgctaattttaatatttacttgaagctttgtgtaccaaataattgtttttatgcccccggtagggtggcatatagcagttgaactgtcagtctgtccgtccgtccgaacactttaatggtcataactttttcaatatttaacatagcaccgttatatttggcatgcatgtgcatctcattgagctgcacattttgagtggtgaaaggtgaaggtcaaggtcatcctttaaggtcaaaggtctaatatatggcatctgtccatccgtccgaaaactaacattggtcataactttttcactattgacgatagcaatttgatatttggcatgtatgtgtatctcctgaggctgaacattttgagtggtgaaaggtgaaggtcaaatgtctaatatatggcgtctgtccgtccatccgaaaactttaacattggccataacttgttcactattgatgatagcaacttgatatttggcatgcatgggtatctcctagagctgaacattttgagtgatgaaaggtgaaggtcaaggtcattcttcaaggtcaaatgtcaaatattccgtccgtccaaaaactttaacattggccataactttttaaatattgaagatagcaacttgatttttttttatgcatgtgtatctcttggagctgaatattttgagtggtaaaaggtgaaaatcaaggtcattcttcaaggtcaaatgtcaaatattccgtcagtctgaaaattttaacattggccataactttttaaatattgaagatagcaacttgatatttggcatgcatgtatatctcatggagctgcacattttgagtgatgaaaggtcaaggtcatccttcaaggtcaaaggtcaaaatttgcaatattgaagatagcaactagatatttggcatgcatgtgtatctcctggagctgcacatttttgagtggtgaaaggtcaaggtcatccttcaaggtcaaagtttgaatacatgtacattgcttcaaagcggtgcaatagggggcattgtgtttccaacaaacgcatctcttgtttttaaagaaatgcttaAAACTCCACTGAATATTGCTTCAATACCCAAAAAGATATTTTACCCTAACAGTTTCatggtatttacatgtacacgtcatgtatattattacactgataaaacatgtattatggaaTCAAGCAAAATACCCTTTCTGCTGTAACCACAATGGGGAAAAAGATTGCAAATCCAGAAATTTGACGCAACATAGAACAAGtgagataaatattaacaaagataAGCTTGCTTGTCTCGAACATAGCAATGATGActatttttcataatattcaataacaaatgacaactcaagaaaaattattgcaaatgaaaacCAATTCCAAATGGAAGATCTTATTTTACTATGCAGGTGCAAAGTATGTGTCTGACCGGAAGGGCTTTAGAAAGCTGCTGCATCAAGAGCTGATGTCAGGTTGTTACGACATATTGTACCTGCATCTTGGCTCTAACGATGTTTGCTGCAAGGATAGCGATTTCTACCGGTATGTTGAACAGTAatttttcagttttagtttttatttaacctatttacctTAGCTTTATTGCAGGGAACGCACtatgcttattgagacactcgagtctgttcctgggaagaaccagaacttggtgtttaTGGAGAAGATAATGAGAACCTCCTAACTCcctatcactaggcggacaccacatccactacaccaTTATGCTTTTACATTGGCCTGTATTATTGAATGTCCACACCAACCCCCTAACTAGAAACCCTGGATCCGCCACTGAACAGCTTAGCAGCATGAATAAAAATGAGCTTGATCAACTTAGTATCATTTTCTTATTAGATTTTTTTGGattggcattttaatgaaataaaataagttagtttctcaaatatttttgtagttgtttgtaactttttatgcccccggtagggttgcacatagaagttgaactgtccgtcagtcagtatgtgtgtcagtctgtccgtccgtcgggaaaaaaaacttcaacgttggccataacttttgcattattaaagatagaaacttgatatttggcatgcgtgtgtacctcatggagctgaacatttttaattggtgaaaggtcatccttcaaggtcaaatgtcaaatatatggcgtctgtccgtctgaaaactttaacattggccataaatttttcaatattgaagatagcaacttgatatttggtgtgcacgtgtatctcatgaagctgcacattttgagtggtggaagttcaaggtcatccttcaaggtcaaaggtaaaaaaaaaaaaaacaaagcggcgcaatatggggcattgtgtttctgacgaacacatctctatttaataattgtttgtgatgGGAAGATAATACAATGAGCAACTAATACCATTACCTTATTATCCCTTgccataggaggagggatattgttttggggttgtctgtccgtctgtctttccatctgtccgtccagcacttttgtgtccgtagccatatcttggaagtgctttggcggatttcattgaaacttggtatgagtatatatatggataagaggatgatgcaggccaaatggcatcgtacaccatctgttaatagcagagttatggctctttgtttcttaaaaaatgcttctttagtgtcaaatataacacttttgtgtccagaagcatattggcagggtatatcaattcaatgaatttgcttgttatttttagtTGTGTGACTGAGATCCTTGATGTTGTATTCAGTGTGTGCACTGAAATACACGTGGTGCTTTGCGTGATTCTTCCACGTGATTTTGATGTGAGAATGTTTCCCCGATGGCCACTCTCAGGGGCACAGTTGAGGAACTACTGCCAGTGGATAAGGAGCGCAAACAGCATGCTGTGGGAACTGAGTCACCATGTGCCTTCTGTGAGATACATGGACTATGGAGCAACTAAACAGGTATAGGGCAAGATCTAGAGTGAAATAGGAAGTTTCTCAGCAACTGTTGCATGGAatttcatcatcatgaaacttaaaataaatatatgcatcatTATACTGCGGTGGACCAATCCCAAATTCTGTTCAGACATCCTTCTTTGCTCAAGAGATATGCCCCCTTAATTGGTGAAAATTGACTCATTGAGCAGTTTTGTTGCAATTACTGGTTTCTTAATaacttttacatgaaatatcatgaattttaaaatagatgTATTACTTTGTGGTGGTACACTTGCACGTTTTGTTGGTTTCAGCTCTAGACGTAAAGCCCCATAATTAAAGATATCTGTCTGTGCTGTAATATGGaagttaatgaaattaaaaaataaacatgtattatcatttttttagaagTTCTTGCATAAGTTTCGTCAGGATGATCATTTTGGTCAGTTCAGAGTTGTACACTCTAATTgattgaaactaaaatattttttcattcgttGAGGGAAACCAGTTCATTTAATTTGCTGCTTTAATATCttagttatgtttaaaacaaattagtaCGGTAACTATCTataatcaaaattttattttaagaagtcCCTGTTCTTGTCCCATGATGGACTACATCTGAGTGCTGAAGGGGCTAGGAGGTGTTTAGCATCCATACAGGATGACCTGCCAAACCAGCTGTGTGTGGAGGCTGCTGTTCAAGATCCTACAGAATGGCCAGCTCTCTCAGCCACGGAAGTACCGGTTCAGGAGCATGACAGCACCATAGCACTCTTTTCGGATATTGTGCAGACTGTGAGTTTAGTGCTACAACAAAGTGGACTGCATTTATGAGCCATAAGCAAATGTGATTTATGCACAAAACTGCAATTCTGCGTcaggctaaaaccttaacattgactctaaaatcaaagcgcttccacctacaaatattcataacaatttgattttgctgtaatgtttatatttttgattaaaataagccgtttaaaaaaagtataatacctGTATTATGGTTAAATAAATTATAGGGAGATCAACCAGAGATTCAAGACAAGGTGGATGCAAGTGAAGTACCAGTTCCCAGGGACATTAAGCCTCAGACACATAAAATAACGGTAACTTTTCTATGCATTTAATCATACAGATATTTCATCATtcttaatgaacatttataaagtgaTTGCAATCCAGTATTGATTGCTCATATGGCTTGTTACAGcctataaattaatgttatgtctaGAGCCGTAAAGCTGGGCACCCTGTCATGTCTCTTTTTAGCCTCGCCTTTTTGCCCCTGATCAGCACCATAATGCCCTTCATTATTGGTAGCTGTAAGGCAATAGTTGGACTGCAGGTCCTATACTTTTAAAGCAATGCCTTTAATCATCTAAGGCATTGTTTGTCATTAAGTGGTAAACATGAAAAGTTCAACAGATGTCTTTGTGTGAAAGCCAGACCACAGAGTTGATGTCATAACCATTCAGTTATATCAGAACATAACATTctgtaattgtataaaaaataaactagttagtttatataattttgttttccatattttcacacacacaattcatTCTCAGGTTGTCACAGCCAGAGCTAAGAGGCTGTCAAAGAAATGTCAAAAGATATGGAAAGAAGGTAAAAAATACCGTTAATTTCAGATAACCCTCACTGTTTCATTGTGGAAATGTCCTACTAATtcttaaaacaagttttttttgttgaaaaaaaacccacaaccaaacctattttgaaagtaaaatataagtaaaagaccatattagtgttattattttgaGGACATCTTTCCTTTCTGTTGTCTTctgcatattattatataattgttgttatttttcaaaatagtcaacTTTGGTGGATGAGGTTTTGCACTTATGCCATGCCtgtacatgcatgtgtaaatTGTTTCAGTTGGCAAAGAAATGCCACACAAGGTATATAAAGCTTGATTGgtgcatttgttattgttgaaatttttgtttgcatgtacatgcatgtgttaATTGTTTCAGTTAACAAAGAAATGCCACAATGTTTAATGTGCTTCatcctataactttgaaactttatatgtagctgcaccttgatgagttatacatgccacacccttttttgtgtcaataggtcaaaggtcaagatcactgaactcttaaaaaaaagaaactgcacctgcagccgagcgttggcacctgctatgcggtgctcttgtttttattcatcatcatgtTACTGGTAGTGAAATCTGTGTGAAataaatagccataaaataccGATAGGGAAAGCACAGTAAATAAATGCAGATTTATACATGTTATCAAGGAATAGGAAGCTTGTTTGgtgcattttgttttgttgtttttgctttcgttgaaaaaatctatttgttaacatttacatgtattatatcctTGAAGTCATTAATTTCTGGCACAtctttttatgccgccgaaggagggcatatagtctgtctgtcacactttacgtttaggtttcgaaaaatgctcataacttctatgtcgcttcagatagcaacttcatatttggcatgcatgtgtatattgacaaagcctttccatgcgcacacaaattttgacccctgtgaccttgaccttgaacttagggtctgcgtttaggtttcgaaatctgtgtttaagtttcgaaaaaagctcataacttctatcaagcgtttatagggggcataagtcatcctatggtgacagctgttgtttacctatatatacataaatgtcaTGCATTCTTAAGTAGTTTCATAAAAATCACCTTTCTTAATGgaattacatacaacataaacatatgccAACATAAGGCACTCATTGTTGCTTTATTTTTAGACACCCCAACAatatttattagcgaggctgttttcggagaaaaccagaggtattgtcatagcctgctcgtcgtccaccggcgtcgtgctaaaaccttatcattggctctaaaatcaaagtgcttccaccttcaactttgaaacttcatatgtatgcaccttgatgagttctacacaccacacccattttgggtcactaggtcaaagatcaaggtcactctgacaagcttttgcagccgagcatggcacccgttatgcggtgctcttgttttatattaaaacttgcTGCATGAATGCTATTACTGCAGTAACTCTCTTGTTAGTTTCATGTCAAATAGGTTTAAtcgttttgttagttttatattgacgGTCATTGGAATTAGTGATCGTCCAATATTGTCCGggacaacaaaaatatagttcagacagtttcccttttttactggATGGCAATTTTTAGCctgaatgaatattaattttacatgattGTGCATTCACAGACACTGCATTAAATTCCATTAATGATCCTGTTTTTTCGTCATGCATTAAAGGTCATGCTGCAGTGGATTTGTTTACCTTGACATTACTGAAGATGTGGCTGTTTTCCTGCCTGCATACAAGTTGAATGGCTTATGCTTGGTACTAATTTTATGACGATATGCTCCATACTTTTTAACACTTTCCATCTtgacaatttacataaatatttctttcataggtattttcattactttgattttaatataaatcagcAGAATGTGTGTTTGATTCATCTGTGTCCTATTTGTATGTATCATAATATAGTCATTGGTTCAAGCATGAAAGACAATGATTGCCCTGTTTATATGACACTATATTTGTAGCATGCCAATTGAGCTGATAGCATGGCACAATgctataaacaaattttatgttttcattaaaaagaatGAATTTAATGAAAGGGATGTATTCACATTATTTCAAATCATCTTCAAAGGTATAcgcttttcaaattatataaccGGTAGTAATTTGTAGCATTTGTACTGGTAATATGGACTGATAGCATAATAACTTTTCAGAAACGCAAGAAGATGGAAGTCAAGACTGGTAAGGTTAAAAGGGAGAAACCTACCATGACGAAAAAGAAGAACAAACAGGTAAATCAATGACAGAAAGTATTCTTTCTTGTCAGATAAACAAAACTTGTTCAAGAAGATCctttaaaacacacattcatCCTTTCATGTATGGTCATTTAGATGTTCTACAAATACAGTAAAACCAAGCTTTAAAGACGACACAAAGAACCTTATAAAATTAGTCTAAATAGCTGGTATTCTTACAATTCAGGTATAATTGATTATCACCAATAACCTGTTAAGCGGGGTTTTGGTGTATGTAAGTCTTCCATGTGCAAGCTTTTCAGGACCAGTCCTGGGCCTGTATTGAATTCATTATAATGTAAAGATGTTCTAAAGTATGAACCAATGtggtacatgtttttgttttgtttcaatttccatgagtttttcacaaatattactTAGATGCGATTTTAGAATCCTCAGGCTGACCATTTTCTATTTGTATGCCCCAAGATCAAATGATcggaatatattgtttttggcctgtctggttGGTTATAAGAGAAATATAAATACTTTACTAAATTCGAAGGTTTGTAGgcacttaaacttatttaaatcatatactcacatgtgggaagatttaattcatacaaatattgataacaatgatgatgaagaacaGCAGTTATTTGATGACAATATTGATGATGAAATGCCTGTTTCGGTTACATTAAGTACTGCTGCATACAATAACTTCAATGAGGAATCTGGACTTTGGAATTTTAAGTGTAGAAGTAAACATTCTCCCAGACTTAAAGACAATAATGAgttaaggaaaaatatcataaaacgtgAATGATTCTAACCTTGTTCGATGTTCAGATGGCTGCCTAAAAGGACCTGTATTATTTCCAGATATTCCAGACAATACCGGTCCCTGTGGAAGCGGTTGGCTCAAGCGAGAAGATGACGATAATTACAGTGAAAATGGACTGACCATACACGAAAGACAAAGgacattaaatatttacacaaattttgcACCTGTAAAATGTGACATTCATATACGTGAATGCTTTAATTCAATTAGTAAGCCATGCAGAATTCTTTGGGATGAAGGGGACTTagattgtttacatgtattaagtaGGGATACAGCAGCAGGAGATGAAATAGGGTGGGAATTTGTATCTATGGTTATGAATTCTAGTTGCACTTTTTCCTCTTACTGCCAGTTTAAAAATGAGATGTATAAAACTCGCCACAATAAGGCTAGGTTTATGgatcaaacagttttttttaatttttggttcAGTTCGGCTTCAAACATGAAAATAGATTTCCATATACCCTGTGGTGTATGTGGTTATGGTCCTTAGAGATTGTGCTGTGATGGTACAAAAGTAGGG
This sequence is a window from Dreissena polymorpha isolate Duluth1 chromosome 16, UMN_Dpol_1.0, whole genome shotgun sequence. Protein-coding genes within it:
- the LOC127861873 gene encoding uncharacterized protein LOC127861873, with translation MSGCYDILYLHLGSNDVCCKDSDFYRCVTEILDVVFSVCTEIHVVLCVILPRDFDVRMFPRWPLSGAQLRNYCQWIRSANSMLWELSHHVPSVRYMDYGATKQKSLFLSHDGLHLSAEGARRCLASIQDDLPNQLCVEAAVQDPTEWPALSATEVPVQEHDSTIALFSDIVQTGDQPEIQDKVDASEVPVPRDIKPQTHKITVVTARAKRLSKKCQKIWKEGHAAVDLFTLTLLKMWLFSCLHTS